From a region of the Constantimarinum furrinae genome:
- a CDS encoding M14 family metallopeptidase — translation MTTLFEESGGTETPQYDEVISFYEQLADGHTAVAMYEMGKTDSGHPLHLVTFNPNRSFESEFSGNERKSVLLINNGIHPGESDGIDASMMLIRDLAEGKITAPENMIIAVIPVYNIGGALNRNSSTRTNQNGPKEYGFRGNARNYDLNRDFIKADTRNALAFIDIFQTVNPDFFIDSHVSNGADYQYTLTHLFTQHNKLGGELGGYLQLTFMPRLEDSLQKRSWEITPYVNVFNRTPESGFSQFLDGPRYSTGYTTLFNTLGMMIETHMLKPYKQRVEGTYALLKEFIDIADAEAEVVKQLRKVTTEQYKTATSYPIRWEIDSSRTTTLDFKGYEGNMVTSELTGAQRLKYDRNKPFSKEVTYYDHFKPVDSVTIPDYYIIPAGYHNVVNLLRANGIKCDMVNTDTTVTAQVYYIEDFKTTGNPYEGHYLHYSTQVTPKMEQLEVRKGDYKVSTDQNGIRYILETLEPAAPDSYFNWNYFDAILQQKEGFSPYVWEDMAIEFLASDPQLRAEFENKKASDPAFSGNWYAQLDWIHKKSPNYERSHLRYPVVRVGG, via the coding sequence GAAACTCCTCAGTATGACGAAGTGATCTCCTTTTACGAACAACTTGCAGACGGCCACACCGCTGTCGCTATGTATGAAATGGGTAAGACCGATAGCGGCCACCCGCTCCATCTGGTCACCTTTAATCCTAACCGCTCCTTCGAATCTGAATTTTCCGGCAACGAACGAAAAAGTGTACTCCTTATTAATAATGGAATTCATCCCGGCGAAAGTGACGGTATAGATGCTTCCATGATGCTTATTCGCGATCTGGCCGAAGGAAAAATAACAGCTCCGGAGAATATGATCATTGCGGTTATCCCGGTCTATAATATAGGTGGCGCCCTCAATAGAAACAGCAGCACACGAACCAACCAGAATGGTCCAAAGGAATACGGCTTCAGGGGGAATGCACGTAATTATGACCTAAACAGAGATTTTATAAAGGCCGATACCCGAAACGCCCTGGCATTTATAGATATCTTTCAGACCGTAAACCCCGATTTCTTCATTGATTCTCATGTGAGCAATGGCGCAGACTATCAGTATACCTTAACGCACCTGTTTACGCAACACAATAAACTGGGAGGTGAGCTGGGAGGCTACCTGCAGCTAACCTTTATGCCCCGACTTGAGGATTCCTTGCAAAAACGATCCTGGGAGATCACTCCTTACGTAAACGTTTTTAACAGAACTCCCGAAAGTGGTTTTTCTCAATTCCTGGACGGTCCGCGATATTCTACAGGCTATACCACCTTATTTAATACTCTTGGAATGATGATTGAAACCCATATGCTTAAACCCTACAAACAACGTGTGGAAGGAACCTATGCTTTATTAAAGGAATTTATAGATATAGCAGATGCAGAAGCGGAGGTGGTAAAACAATTACGTAAAGTAACTACCGAACAATATAAAACAGCTACATCTTACCCCATACGTTGGGAAATAGACAGTAGCCGAACAACCACCCTCGATTTTAAAGGCTATGAAGGGAACATGGTGACAAGCGAGCTTACCGGAGCGCAACGATTAAAATACGATAGAAACAAACCCTTCTCCAAAGAAGTGACCTATTACGATCACTTTAAACCGGTGGATTCTGTCACCATACCCGACTATTATATCATTCCGGCAGGTTATCACAACGTGGTGAATTTACTTCGGGCAAATGGAATAAAATGCGATATGGTGAATACCGACACAACAGTTACTGCGCAGGTCTATTATATTGAGGATTTCAAGACCACCGGAAATCCTTATGAGGGGCATTACCTTCATTACAGCACTCAAGTAACTCCCAAAATGGAGCAACTGGAAGTTAGGAAGGGTGACTATAAGGTATCAACAGATCAAAACGGAATACGATATATCTTAGAGACTCTGGAACCTGCTGCCCCCGATTCCTACTTTAACTGGAATTATTTTGATGCCATATTGCAACAAAAAGAAGGCTTTTCTCCTTATGTCTGGGAAGATATGGCCATTGAATTTTTAGCGTCCGATCCCCAGCTCAGAGCCGAATTTGAAAACAAAAAAGCATCGGACCCTGCTTTTTCAGGAAATTGGTACGCACAATTGGATTGGATTCACAAAAAATCTCCCAATTACGAGAGATCACACCTTCGTTATCCTGTCGTTAGGGTGGGTGGTTAA